The DNA region TATCTTTCGTTACAATTTCGGTTACCTTATTTAAGCGTTGTAACCCCTATGACTAAGGACAGTTTTTTTGATCATCAATAAAGTTTTGGAGCTACTGTGCTCTTTCGCTCATTCTCGGACTCGATTCAAGTTGGATGCCGatttcctaggaattcgaaaaatcaatagggaattgaaggtcgtagtttcGGTATTctgcagaatcaacggatcTGTGACAGATTGTTCGCGTTTACGCTGCGTCAGTGGACGACATAGCAGATGATCCCAAGGTGAAACCCATAGCAGAGGAAGTTGAGAAATGCATTGGTTATCCCTTTCTGCTAAAGGCGCTTGCAACTACGTTGAGGAATAACAACCACTCTCAGTGGGAGGATGCATTGGAGCAACTCAGCTGATCGAAGGATGTTTATTCAAGTCTAGAGCTGAGTTACAACAACTTAGAAGGTGACGAACTTCAAAATATGTTcctcatcttttttttattgggcCAATGACATATATTGCTCAATATTATACTGGAACACATTGTGGGTTTGGGCCTTCTTGAAGGTGTCCCCACAATGAAAAGAGCAAGTGAGAGACTAAATGTGTTGCTCCATAGCCTTCAAGCTTCCTCACTTTCACTAGAAGATGACGACAGTGATTATGTCCTGATTCATGACATAGTTCATGAAGAAGCCATCACTATTGCGTCAATGAATCGGCACATATTGGTGATTAATAATGACTACAGATTGGAGGAATTGCCAAGGGAAAAGATCAAGCAGAGTAGCATAATATCCATGCCTTGGGTTGATGTTTTCGAGCTTCCCACAGGATTGCAATGTCTAGAACTTAAgatgtttatattttttgcgGATAATAATTCTTCCAAAGTCCcaaattcattttttgaaGGTATGGGTGAACTTCGAGTTTTGGGTTTCTCCAGTTTATCCTTTAGTTCGTTACCTTCATCCATGATATTCTTAGAAAACCATAGAACCTTGTGTCTTGATTGGTCGTCCGACTTGGATGATATCACCGTCATTGGGAAAATAAAACAACTACAGGTCATGACCTTTAGGGGTTTTGGCATTACTTGCttacaaaaagaaatatcACAATTAAGTGAGCTGAGAATATTAAACTCGAATCACTACCCAAAGCTTGAGAAGATTGAACCCAGTGTGCTTAAAAGCTTAGCTCGGTTAAAAGAGTTGAAGATGGAAAATAGTTTCACCAAATGGGATAATGAGGGAGCAACAAAACAAAGCAATGCCAGGCTTACCGAGCTGAATAATATGGCTAAACTAAGGAgttttacaataaaaaataagatttCTTACCACGAAAATAGCAGATAACTTGTTACGGGTCTTACTAAAATAAGCTCGTCCTAATAAGTATATCATGACATAATAATGTTTGGTCACAACATCTTATAATTTATGGTGATAAACTTATTTTCGTGATGAAAACGATATATAATTTGTGTCACAATGtatgaaaatatgtatatacatatatgttaattattatgGGAATACTTGATTTGTGGCGCTCACACATTATTGAAGATAGTGTAtacatttaaatatatatgtatctacatacatattaaataTGTGCACTATGAgattttatttagtgtaatttaacattcttatCGCAATATACAAATTAAGTATGTATGTACATgcatattaagtatgtatatacatatatgttagttattatggCTATACTTGGTTTTTAACGCTTATATaatattgaagatatgtgtagacatataaatatatatgtatctacatacatattGAGTATTTGTattatgagactttatttagtgtaatttaatATCTTATCTCAATATActtttcttataataaaaCTTCTTTTGTAGCAATAGAATTTGTCACaacatacaaaatttcttgtAATGTGTGTTTGATTCGAGGACTTCTCTCTTGAAGCTTGTCGTGGAATCTCTTGTGGATGCTAACATTAGTGTGGTCGGAGTTCATGGCCCAAGAGGTGTAGGTAAGTCCACACTAATGAAACAAGTTGTGAATCGTGTTAGTGCGGAGAAGCTGTTTGATGAGGTAGCAATGGCGACAGTATCCGTGAATCCGAATGTGAAGAGAATTCAGGGAGAAATCTCGGACATGTTGGGTTTAATGTTCAAAGCCGAAAGTGTCCATGGAAGAGGATTCCAACTGAGGAGTAGGTTAGAAAAATCTCAGTCTCAGAACAAAAAGGTCCTCGTAATCTTGGATGATCTCTGGAAAGAGCTTCACCTGGAAGAGGTGGGAATTCCTCACATGAAGGGAGTCAAATTGCTGCTCACGTCTAGAAGCCAAGATGGTTATATAGTAAAATGGTTTCACAACGAAACTTTCAGGTTGAAGGTTTAAAAGACACTAACCATGGAAGTTATTCAGAAAGATGGTGGGCGACATAGTAGATGATCCCAAGGTAAAACCCATAGCAGAGGAAGTGGTTGAGAAATGCATCGGTTATCCCCTTCTGCTTAAGGCGCTTGCAACTACGTTGAAGAATACCAACCACCCTCAGTGGGAGGATGCATTGGAGCAACTCAGCTGATCGAAGGATGTTTATTCAAGTCTAGAGCTGAGTTACAACAACTTAGAAGGTGACGAACTTCAAAATATGTTcctcatcttttttttattgggcCAAGGACGTATACTGCTTGATGTTATACTCTAATATACTGTGGGTTTGGGCCTTCTTGAAGGTGTCCCCATCatgaaaggagcaagagagagaCTAAATGTGTTGATCCGTAGCCTTCAAGCTTCCTCACTTTTACTAGAAGATGACGACAGTGATTATGTCCGGATTCATGACATAGTTCGTGAAGTAGCCATCACTATTACGTGAAGAGATTAGCAAATATTGGTGATTAATGATGACTATAGATTGGAGGAATTGCCAAGGGAAAAGATCAAGCATAGTAGCGTAATATCCATACCTTGTGTTGATGTTCCTGAGCTTCCCACGGGATTGCAATGTCAAGAGCTGAAGATGTTTATATTTTTAGCGGAAAACAATTCTTCCAAAGTCCcaaattcattttttgaaGGTATGGGTGAACTTGGGGTTTTGGATTTCTCCAGTTTATCCTTTAGTTCGTTACCTTCATCCATGCAATTCTTAGAAAACCTTAGAACCTTGTGTCTTGATTGGTCGACCGACCTGGATGATATCACCGTCATTTTGAAACTAAAACAACTACAGGTTCTGACCTTTAGGGGTTCTGGCATTACTCGCTTACCAAAGGAAATAACACAATTAAGTGCGCTGAGAATATTAAACTTGTGCCCTTAATCAAAGCTCGAGAAGATTGAACCCGGTGTGCTCAAAAGCTTAGCTCGGTTAGAAGAGTTGAAGATGGAAAATAGTTTCACCAACTGGGAGAATGAGGGAGCAACAGAACAGAGCAATGCCTGGCTTATCGAGCTGAATAATATGCCTAAACCAAGGAGTTTAGGCATTCTTATCCCGGATGCCACCTTGCTCCTGGAGGACCTGCCACTTAGAAATCTGTTCAATTACAGAATACTTGTAGGTGATGCTTGGGATTGGTCCAGCAACCATAAAGAATCAAGAACTTTGAAGCTCATGCTGGACTCACGAAAAACTCTCCTGGAAAAGTGGCTTCAGGTTACTCTCCCGAGGACTCGTGACTTGTATTTAGATGAATTGAGAGGAATACAGAAAAGCATTCATGAGTTGAGCCTAGAAGGGTTTCAAGAGTTGAAGCATCTTCACGTGCAGAACAGTCCCTTAGTCCAATATGTTATTCGCTCAACAAAATGGCTGCCATGCTCTGCTTTCCCTATGTTGGAATCATTAATTCTTGAGAACTTGGTTAACTTGGAAAAGATCTGTCATGGCCATCTTGCTCTCAAATCCTTCAGCAAACTGAAAGTTATAAAGGTCAAAAAATGTGGAAAGCTTAAGAATTTGTTCTGCCATTCCTTGATGAAGTGCTTCTCACAACTTGAAGAGATAGACATAAGCGCATGTGAAACGTTTAGGGAGATTGTTGTGGATATGAAGATGAAGCGATGGGGAATGCGAAAGTTGAGATGCCTAATTTACGCCGGTTAACACTACAGAGCCTACCAGAGATTACGAGCTTGGGCAACAATGTATATAATCCATCACTTCTATCAGCAGGGATCATTTCAGAGATTACGCCAGAGGATGATATAGGCGCTTCAATGGCTCTTCCTAGTGGATGTCCCGTAAGTCGGTAAAGTTATTTATGCTTGAGCATgttcattttaatttctatacgtttataatattttttttcccaagtCAATAAGTTGTTACATGCAAAGAAATTGTGAAGGGGATATTGGGTTCTTAAGACACTTTGGGCGTAATAGATTTACATGCATCATATTTTGATGTTATGACCACACGATTTTTTATACAAATAATTTcgaaatgatgatgatgatgatgatgatgattattattattattattatttaatggaTTTCAGATCTCGCTCCCCTCCTTGGAGGCCTTGGAATTATCCCAACTACCCAAGTTGGATGAGATATGGTGGAGGGACACATTGCTGGAGCAAGAAAATTTACGAGCTCTAGTGCTGAAGGATTGTGGGAACCTCTCTAGCATTTTCGATTCCCGTTCACTAATAAAGAGTAAGAATTTGGAAGCATTAACTATTGAAAGTTGCATGATAGTGAAACAAGTTTTTGACCTGGAGGAGCTGAACCTTAATGCAAATGTCAGAATACTCCTACAGTTGCGTGAAATGGAATTAGTTGATTTGCTTGATTTCAGGTGCATGTGGAATGGCAATCCTAAGGGAGCGTTTCAACTGCGAAACTTGCATTCGCTGAAGGTCACGAAATGTAACGGCTTGAGTTATCTCTTTCCTTTGTCTGCCGCAAAAGCTCTCGAGCAGATCAAAGAAATGGAAATTGCTGAATGGGTGATGATGGAGGCCATCATTATtatggaggaagaggaaggacAACTGATGGATACTCTCGTTTTTCAATCTTTATCCTCCGTAGTTCTTAAGAAAATGTCCTGTTTGGCAACTGTTGCACATGGAAAGTACTCAATCAGTTTTCCTCTTTTGAAAAAGTTGGCGATTGAAGAATACCTGAAAATGAGGGCATTCTCTATGCAAGAATACTCAATGCCAAGTGAAGGGGGCGACCATCTGAGTGAGGAGAATGCGGCAGTTATGGCTTCTCTGTCCTTCTTCAGTCAAAAGGTGACAAAAGATGCCTGGTTGAACTGTTAACTTTGCTTAGAAAGTCTAATCCATGTTGGGGTAGAAAAGACTAGTGTATATCGGGGCTGGCTGTTGATgttgatcagtgagttctctGCAATCTAATTTTATAATGCAGCTAAGCCCTTGCCTCTAGTGaattttttaagaataatatGCAAAAACTTTCATTAAGTATGCTTACAATTTCACGCTTACAGATATTAAGCATATGGaaaacatgattttttttgtctctTCTCATGAGACACAACAGGTGCTGCTCCCAAGCTTGGAGGACTTGGGCTTGTTTCAATGGACAGCTTCAAAACCATATGGCACAATGAAGAATTGATTTCCGAGCCATCCTCCTTTCGCCAGCTCAGATACACTCATGTCAGAGACTGCAAAAACCTGACTGCCGTTTTCCCATCAGCTTTGGTAGAGAGGTtccagaataatctaaaaacaccTGCAATACACAGCTGTCCCTCGGTcgaattaatatttgaaatagcTGTTGCTGCTATTGCCAAAAAGAAGAAGTACAACCCTGCTGCGGTGATGCTCCATGAATTAGAAGACTTGCTGTTGGATGATCTACCCAAGTCGAAACACGTGTTGGATTACGACTCCCATGCACTTGTGGGTTTTCCTAACTTGGAGAAAATCTTTTTTAAAGGATGTCACAGCCTCACTTATTTCCTACCGTTTGCCACAGCTAGAAATCTTCTGAAACTAAAGTCATTGACTTTGGGTAAGAGCAACAACATGCTGGAAGTTGTTGCCGATGGTGACAGAGGGGGTGGGCATGACACATTGGAGCCCATCTCCTTCCCCCGTCTAAAAGTCTTGCAGTTGTGGAGCCTTGAAAGTCTGATTAGTTTCTCTTCAGGAAGTTGTACATTTGATTTTCCCTCCCTAGAATATCTTTATATTGATCAATGTAATAATTTGAAGACATTTATCATGAGGCCTGCAACAACAAGCAATCATGAGTTGATGAAGTTGAATCGGAGATTTGAAGATGATTTTAGTCCAGCAGCAACTGTAGGAACTCTCTCCCAACCTCTTTTCGATGAGAAGGTCTCTTCTTTaatctttttcctttcatcaCAAGTTCTGTTAAGAAATGATAACTTCCTTTTATCTTCCTtattttgtgtgtgtgtgtaaatATCAGATTTTATAAGACTATAGGAATTAAAATTGTCAATAACATGGTATTAAGTCCCCATGCATCACAATTAACACGGAACCTTCTCTACTGATTGAATACTATTATGCAGTTTATGTAATTGTTAAAATAAAGATATGTTTGTTTTACTTTAATAAATTTAGATGGAATTCACACAGGTTGAATTGCCAAgattggaaaaaatatatcttcAGAGTTTGGGGAATCTGCAGAAGCTGTGGGATGATGAGCTTCCTTCAGGTTCCTTTTGCAAACTGAACTCACTGAGTGTCATGGATTGCAAAAATCTGCCAGCTATCTTCCAATCTAACGTCATCGGAAGCTTCCTCAGGCTGGAGACACTACAAGCGGAAGACTGTGGCCATAGGTCTGTTGCAGCTTCAGGAGATTGACATCTATGATTGCGCGGTGCTGGAGGAACTCATC from Punica granatum isolate Tunisia-2019 chromosome 3, ASM765513v2, whole genome shotgun sequence includes:
- the LOC116200606 gene encoding uncharacterized protein LOC116200606, producing MKRASERLNVLLHSLQASSLSLEDDDSDYVLIHDIVHEEAITIASMNRHILVINNDYRLEELPREKIKQSSIISMPWVDVFELPTGLQCLELKMFIFFADNNSSKVPNSFFEENHRTLCLDWSSDLDDITVIGKIKQLQLVVESLVDANISVVGVHGPRGVGKSTLMKQVVNRVSAEKLFDEVAMATVSVNPNVKRIQGEISDMLGLMFKAESVHGRGFQLRSRLEKSQSQNKKVLVILDDLWKELHLEEVGIPHMKGVKLLLTSRSQDGVPIMKGARERLNVLIRSLQASSLLLEDDDSDYVRIHDIVRELEKIEPGVLKSLARLEELKMENSFTNWENEGATEQSNAWLIELNNMPKPRSLGILIPDATLLLEDLPLRNLFNYRILVGDAWDWSSNHKESRTLKLMLDSRKTLLEKWLQGDCCGYEDEAMGNAKVEMPNLRRLTLQSLPEITSLGNNVYNPSLLSAGIISEITPEDDIGASMALPSGCPISLPSLEALELSQLPKLDEIWWRDTLLEQENLRALVLKDCGNLSSIFDSRSLIKSKNLEALTIESCMIVKQVFDLEELNLNANVRILLQLREMELVDLLDFRCMWNGNPKGAFQLRNLHSLKVTKCNGLSYLFPLSAAKALEQIKEMEIAEWVMMEAIIIMEEEEGQLMDTLVFQSLSSVVLKKMSCLATVAHGKYSISFPLLKKLAIEEYLKMRAFSMQEYSMPSEGGDHLSEENAAVMASLSFFSQKVTKDAWLNCAAPKLGGLGLVSMDSFKTIWHNEELISEPSSFRQLRYTHVRDCKNLTAVFPSALVERFQNNLKTPAIHSCPSVELIFEIAVAAIAKKKKYNPAAVMLHELEDLLLDDLPKSKHVLDYDSHALVGFPNLEKIFFKGCHSLTYFLPFATARNLLKLKSLTLGKSNNMLEVVADGDRGGGHDTLEPISFPRLKVLQLWSLESLISFSSGSCTFDFPSLEYLYIDQCNNLKTFIMRPATTSNHELMKLNRRFEDDFSPAATVGTLSQPLFDEKVELPRLEKIYLQSLGNLQKLWDDELPSGWRHYKRKTVAIGLLQLQEIDIYDCAVLEELIAGGEVIEEDETLPPEDQLLFPRLISLKFRILPNLKRLFPINYSMEWSLLKNLSAYECGKLKIFASELRPRSEEDDTDSQQALLSIEQLLSAQLCILIFNL